From one bacterium BMS3Abin08 genomic stretch:
- the lolD gene encoding lipoprotein-releasing system ATP-binding protein LolD — translation MKLLQVTGLRKSFRTRVGELEVLCGIDIEVEEAEMVAIVGASGVGKSTLLHILGTLDRPTRGKVCYRGEDVFALAEGPLSRFRNREIGFVFQFHHLLPEFTALENVMMPGLISELELDEVKSRASGLLDELGLSERMHHRPGELSGGEQQRVAIARALVMEPLVVLADEPTGNLDTKTGGRLFNLIEDINRKKGTTFMIVTHNDSLATRCSRIVRMVDGRIVSG, via the coding sequence ATGAAACTTCTTCAGGTGACAGGACTGCGAAAGTCATTCCGTACCAGGGTGGGTGAACTGGAAGTGCTGTGTGGTATAGACATCGAGGTCGAGGAGGCCGAGATGGTTGCTATAGTAGGGGCTTCCGGAGTGGGGAAAAGCACCCTGCTTCACATACTCGGTACACTTGACAGGCCCACCCGGGGAAAGGTCTGTTATAGGGGGGAGGATGTTTTTGCCCTTGCTGAGGGACCCCTCTCCAGGTTCAGGAATAGGGAGATCGGTTTTGTCTTTCAGTTTCATCACCTCCTGCCTGAATTTACCGCCCTCGAGAATGTGATGATGCCCGGTCTCATAAGCGAACTTGAGCTTGATGAGGTCAAGTCCAGGGCATCGGGTCTTCTTGATGAGCTTGGCCTTTCGGAAAGGATGCACCACAGGCCGGGGGAGCTTTCCGGAGGGGAGCAGCAGAGGGTTGCCATTGCCCGTGCATTGGTCATGGAACCCCTTGTGGTGCTCGCTGATGAACCGACAGGCAACCTTGACACAAAAACAGGAGGCCGCCTCTTTAATCTCATCGAGGACATAAACAGGAAGAAGGGAACGACCTTTATGATCGTCACTCACAATGATTCCCTTGCCACGAGGTGCTCGAGGATCGTGAGGATGGTCGACGGCAGGATTGTGTCCGGCTGA